The window TGGGTGCAGGATGATGCTACCCTGACAACTCCGCCACTGATCCGATTGTTTCGGACACGCGCACGCCGAAGCGATGGCCGTTTGGGAAGGCGTTCTTGAGTCGGGCGAGGAAGAGCGCCGCCATGTTCTCGGCCGTGGGTTCGCCGTCGACGCGGGTCAGCTTCATGTTGATGGCGCCGGCTTCGAGAACACCAATCAGCGGATCTTCGGAGTTCAACCAGATGCCGTGATCGAAGTCTCGGAACAGCTCCGACCGCAGGCGATCGAAGTCCAGGAAGTCGAC of the bacterium genome contains:
- a CDS encoding 6-carboxytetrahydropterin synthase yields the protein MKIVRELGELAAAHRLLNHVGGCENLHGHNWGITVWVEAPVDSHSGIAVDFLDFDRLRSELFRDFDHGIWLNSEDPLIGVLEAGAINMKLTRVDGEPTAENMAALFLARLKNAFPNGHRFGVRVSETIGSVAELSG